One part of the Muntiacus reevesi chromosome 18, mMunRee1.1, whole genome shotgun sequence genome encodes these proteins:
- the DRG2 gene encoding developmentally-regulated GTP-binding protein 2, protein MGILEKISEIEKEIARTQKNKATEYHLGLLKAKLAKYRAQLLEPSKSSSSKGEGFDVMKSGDARVALIGFPSVGKSTFLSLMTSTASEAASYEFTTLTCIPGVIEYKGANIQLLDLPGIIEGAAQGKGRGRQVIAVARTADVVIMMLDATKGEVQRSLLEKELESVGIRLNKHKPNIYFKPKKGGGISFNSTVTLTQCSEKLVQLILHEYKIFNAEVLFREDCSPDEFIDVIVGNRVYMPCLYVYNKIDQISMEEVDRLARKPDSVVISCGMKLNLDYLLEMLWEYLALTCIYTKKRGQRPDFTDAIILRKGASVEHVCHRIHRSLASQFKYALVWGTSTKYSPQRVGLTHTMEHEDVIQIVKK, encoded by the exons ATGGGGATCCTGGAGAAGATCTCCGAGATCGAGAAGGAGATCGCCCGCACCCAGAAGAATAAGG CCACCGAGTACCACCTTGGTCTGCTGAAGGCCAAACTTGCCAAGTATCGGGCCCAGCTCCTGGAACCATCCAAATCGTCCTCGTCCAAAGGAGAGGGCTTTGATGTCATGAAGTCAGGCGATGCCCGTGTGGCACTGATCGGATTTCCCTCTGTGGGTAAG TCCACCTTCTTAAGTCTGATGACCTCCACTGCCAGCGAGGCTGCATCCTATGAATTCACAACTCTGACCTGCATCCCTGGGGTCATTGAA TACAAAGGTGCCAACATCCAGCTCCTGGACCTCCCTGGAATCATCGAAGGCGCGGCACAAG GGAAAGGCCGTGGCCGGCAGGTGATTGCTGTGGCCCGCACAGCTGATGTCGTCATCATGATGCTGGACGCCACCAAGGGCGAGGTTCAGAG GTCTCTGCTGGAGAAGGAGCTGGAGTCTGTGGGCATCCGCCTCAACAAGCACAAGCCTAACATCTACTTCAAG cccAAGAAAGGAGGCGGCATCTCCTTCAACTCCACGGTCACGCTGACCCAGTGCTCAGAGAAGCTAGTGCAGTTGATCCTGCATGAATACA AGATCTTCAATGCCGAGGTGCTCTTCCGAGAAGACTGCTCCCCAGACGAGTTCATAGACGTGATCGTGGGCAACCGCGTGTACATGCCGTGCTTGTAT GTCTATAACAAGATTGACCAGATCTCAATGGAGGAAGTGGACCGCCTGGCCCGGAAACCCGACAGCGTGGTCATTAG CTGCGGCATGAAGCTGAACCTGGACTATCTGCTGGAGATGCTGTGGGAGTACCTGGCCCTGACCTGCATCTACACCAAGAAGAGAGGCC AGAGGCCGGACTTCACGGACGCCATCATTCTCCGGAAGGGGGCCTCTGTGGAGCACGTG tgccACCGCATCCACCGGTCACTCGCCAGCCAGTTCAAGTACGCGCTTGTGTGG ggCACCAGCACCAAGTACAGCCCGCAGCGGGTGGGCCTGACACACACCATGGAGCACGAGGACGTCATCCAGATTGTCAAGAAgtag